CAAGGGTGTTCCACAATTGATAGCAGACACAAAGTGGAAATTGCTTAATGAAGCAGACCGCAAACTGGGGGTTTCCAGCAGCGATATTTACCAACTTTACGCCTATGCAGGTTGCTATGAGGTTCCTCATTTGCAGCTGATTTATCCAAATCAGGCGGGATTACGCCCCAATTACAGTTACACACTACAAGGAATGCATACACCGAAATTAGCCGTTAAAACTGTGGCGATAGAAAAAAACCAGATACTAAACTGGTCCTAAAAACTGTCCCTGATACCGCTACACTTTTCCCAGCCCATTTATCCCTACAGGGATTGGGCTGGTGGTTTCGGGTCCGCCACCGCTGATGGGGATACATTTTACCTGCGTTCCATACCAGACAACGCATCCCCACTCCTGGTCAGTTAAAAAACTACGCCCCTTTCAACATATCAAACACCACCCGCGCAAACCCTTTCGCCAGTTCTGGGTTAGACAGATACTGCATCATCATCTCTTGCTGGGCGTCATTGCTGTCCATCACCGCATCATCAATGGCTTTAGGGAAATCCCCCAGCATGGCCTGTTCACGGGTGTTGTTGGCAATCTGCGTCATCACCGCCTGGTTTTCCGATAACTTGTCGCGCACGGTAAAGGCGTAATTAATCATGTCTTTATCGCTAAGGTTATCGGTAATAAACAGGTCGTTCAGGCGCGCCAGAATGTTAGACAGAAACTCTTCTTTTTTATCCTTCGGCTTGGCGGTGCCAACGTCGTTGCCCGGCTCGATTTTGTATTCTTCGGCATCTTCCTGAAGCTTGAGATGCTGCTCGTGGATTTTCGATAAGCGATAATGGCTCATTTCCACGTTGCTTAAATCAATCTCGTCTTCTTCAATGCGCTGCTCATGCAGTAACGGGCGCAGATGGCGGGCGAACAGGCTGAGTTTCTCCAGTTCCTTGTCATCGTACTCAACGATTTGCGACATAAACTCGTAAAAACGGACAAAGCTGCCGAGATCTTTCTTGAAGATATCCAGTTTGTCTTTCTCTTGTTTGCACTCTTTGAAGCTGTTTTCCGCGTTGGTGATAAGCACCGTATCGTTGGTTTTTTTCGTGCGTTCAAAGATCTCTTTTGCCAGCTTATAAGCCTCAACAGCGGAGCTATAACGCTTCTTCCAACGCTCAACGGCAGGTTTGCAGATATTGCTAATCGCGGCGTTAGATTTGTTTTTAGTGAAGAAGGCGTCACAGAATTGCTCGACTTCATTCCACTGGAAAATGCCGCTGGTGCGAAGCTTCTGGAACAGTTCAAAGACCAGTTGTGGGTCGCTGACATCGGTCAGTTCAGCCGTTTGGTAGTAAGGCTGGAATGCGCCCAGAACTTCCTCGGGTTCGTTCCAGAAATCAAGTACGAAAGTGCCCGACTGCGCTTTGCCCGGATAGGTGCGGTTCAGGCGAGATAACGTCTGTACGCACTCCACTCCACCCAGTTTTTTATCCACATACATGGCACACAACTTCGGCTGGTCGAAACCGGTCTGGAACTTATTCGCCACCAGCATCACCTGATAATCATCACTATCGAAGGCTTTGCGCATGTCCCGGCCTTTCAGCCCTGGGTTCATATTGGTTTCGGTAAACTTCTTATTCAGCAGCGCGAGGCTGTTAGGATCACTTTCGAAGAATTCTACTTCGCCGGAAAACGCGACCATGGCGTTAACCTTCTGGTAGTTGTTCTCCGCAATATATTTATCAAACGCCAGTTTGTAGCGCACCGCCGCTTTGCGAGAACTGGTGACGACCATCGCTTTAGCCTGTCCGCCCAGTAAATGCATCACATGTTTGCGGTAGTGCTCAACAATCACTTTTACTTTTTGCGAGACGTTGTGCTCGTGCAGCACGACCCACTGGTTCAGTTTGATTTTGGCTTTTTTGCTGTCCACTTCCCGGTCAGGGTCATCCAACTTTTTCAGCAGCTTATACGCCACTTTGTAGTTGGTATAGTTCTTCAGCACATCAAGAATAAAGCCTTCTTCGATGGCCTGGCGCATGGAGTAAACGTGGAAGGCTTCCGGCTTATTGGTTTTCGATGCCGGTTCCAGAGGATTAGGACGGCGGCCAAACAGCTCTAGTGTTTTGGCTTTTGGCGTGGCGGTAAACGCATAGTAGTTAAGATTACTGCTGTTTTTACGCGCCGCGATGGTGGCATCAAGAATATCTTCCGAAGACAACTCCACATCGTCATCCGCTTCGTCTTTCATCAGCACTTCTTTGAGCTGACGCGCCGTAGAGCCACTTTGCGAGGAGTGCGCTTCGTCGGCAATTACCGCATATTTGCGCTGTTTGAGGCTGACACTGTTTTCGATGGCTTTCAGTACGAACGGGAAGGTCTGAATGGTGACGATAATAATCGGCTGCGAGTTTTCCAGCGCGCTGGCGAGCTTTTCTGATTTTGAGCCATCGCCTTCTTTATTGTTGATGCGCCCAACCACACCATCCGCATGTTCAAACTGGTAGATAGTGTCCTGAAGTTGGTCATCCAGCACGGTGCGGTCCGTGACCACAATCACCGAATGGAATTGCTTCTCGCCCTTCTCATCATAGAGACGGGAAAGCTGATGGGCAGTCCAGGCGATCGAGTTAGATTTACCGGAACCGGCGCTGTGCTGAATCAGATATTTATGGCCAGTGCCTTCATCTGCGGCAGCACTAATCAGTTTATTCACCACATCCCACTGGTGATAACGCGGGAAGATCAGACTCTCTTTTTTAACTTTCAGCCCGTTCCAGTCTTCTTTCTCTTCGATTTGCAGGTGTACAAAACTGGCGAGGATTTTCAGCAGATTGTCGGGCAGCAGGACTTCATTCCACAAATAGCTGGTGGCATATTCGTTTTCATCCTCAGGGATTTCATTCCCCGCGCCGCCTTCTTTGGTGCCTTTGTTAAACGGCAGGAAGAAGGTGTCATCCCCTGCCAGTTTGGTGGCCATAAACACTTCATACTGGCTGACGGCAAAGTGCACCAGTGCGCCACGTTTGAAGGTCAGCAGCGGCTCAGGTTTGTTGGTGACCGGGTCTTTCGGCAAACGCGTTTTCTTATATTGTTTGATCGCGTTGTGTACCGCCTGCTTGAACTCGGACTTCAGCTCAAGGGTAGCTATCGGCAGGCCATTGATAAACAGCACCAGATCGATACGCCATTTTTTAGCGATTGAACCGGTTTCATCCAATGCGGCTTTGGTGGCATAGGGGCTATAAACCAGTTCCGGCACCACACGGCAGATATTCTGTTTATAACGCGCCAGAGTTTCCGGGTTGAGATTGTGCTCGGGCTTAAACTGGCATAGCGAAAAGCGCGCATTATGGCTTTTGATTCCGTGACGCAATACGCCCAGCGTGCCGTAAGTACGTGATAGCTGGTCTGTGGCGTTGTTATCAGCTTTTTTAAGTTGCGCCACCAGCAAATCGAGGTAATGGCGTTCGGTATCGGTGGGGTAAATCTTCGAGAACTTTTCCCATTCCAGCGGCTGAGTGTTTTGCACAAAGGCAATGGCATCCTGCGAGTACAAAGCACGTTCGCGGTCATAGCCGTCAGACTTGCCACGAATCCAGCCTTTATCTTCCATCTGAGCAATCATTTCATCCTGGAAAATCAGCTCTTTGGTGGTGTCCATACTCATGCGGTAGCTTCCTCTGATGCCTCGATATCGCTGGTGTCTGGTGCAGCCCAGTTGCGTACGTCGATTTTGCCGGTGACGGCGGCGGAGATAAGGGCTGTGCGGCGTTCTTGCAGAAGAACGACTTGCTTAATACTAAGTTCTTCCGTTGCTTTTATTTTTTTAAGCTGAAAATCAACAAATTTGAGAATTTCATCTCTTTCCTTCTTGGGAGGAACAAGTAACGGTGTTTCTTTAATATTTGTTGATGAAATGGATGCAAGGTTTGTACTTTGCTTAGCCACACGATAGAAGTGAAATTTAGCATAAGCTGCACGAGTAAGCATATCTAGCCATTCTGGTTCAATAGAATTAGGGCGAATCGCAAAAACATGGTTTTGATGAATGCAATTATTAATCGGAGCAGTCCATACAGCACCTCGGCCTAATTGATCATTATCCCCTCCCTCATTCATCAATACATCACCATCGCGGAGTAAATATCGCCCTAACTGACTTGGTTCAATATCTATGCTATGCACATCGTCAAGATCAAGATAACCATCCTGAACGTTAGCAACACGAAGCATAGGCACTGAAATACTGTTCTTGCCTGTTAGATCTTTTCCTTTAGGTATTCCAGATTGCAAACTTGAAGTGTGCTTTAACCTGCGAACAATCCAGTGCTCCGGCACTTCACCCAACCACTCAACACCAGAATCTTTCATCGGCACATCAGGGTTTAGTCCTTTAGTCACAGCATGACTGATCACTGCCTGACGCTTTTCTTTAAGCAGTTCAATGAGTTGCTGTTGATTCTCGATTAGGTTGTCGATTTTTGCGGTTTCGTGGTCGAGGAATTCGGCTATGGTGTCTGATTCTTTACCTTCCACCTTAATCACATTTAATGCCCCAAGGCGTTCGGAGTTCAAGATTTTCAAAACATTCCCGGTCGCTAACTCCTCAAGCTGTGTTCTGGCAGCTTGCATCAGATAAAAATAATATCTTTCGTGATTACGAAAAGTGGCAGCAGTGATTTGCTGATTAGTTGAGACGGTTTCTCTTACGTAGCCACATTTACCAATTGTCCCGATACAACAGATAAGTGTTGAATTAGGCTCAATATGTCTTAATAACTTCCAACCTGTATCACTAACATATTTCGACGCGCGTGTTTCCAGTCCATGCTCATTTATATCTTCAGGCCTAACCCAAGGATACCCTTCATCTGCATAGTTCTCTTCGTTTTGAGTTGGTGGGGTTAATCCTGTAGTAAGTGAACATAAACGCTTTAGCGCCGTACAAACCCAATGAGTTGGAATATCCCCCAGCCACTCAACCCCAGAATCCTTATATTCTGAATATGCCTTATATTTAGCCATCAGGAATGTACCTCATGCAGCAGCTTCATAATCTCGGCACTAACAGCATCCAGATCGGCATCAATCTCTTCTAATGGGCGCGGTGGTTGGTAAACATAGAAATGGCGGTTAAACGGAATTTCATAACCAACAATCCCCACCTCACCGTCTTTGGCATCTCGCTTATCGGCGTTAATCCAGGCATCGGATACATGTGGCAGAACTTCAGCTTTAAAGTAGTTTTCAATCAGGTCGCTGGTGGCAATGGCTGGGTTTAACGGTACGTTCTCGTTATCGCGCAGATCGCCGTCCTGTTCGAACTCCACCACTTTGCCTTTGTATTCAAATGCGCCGTACAGTGGCTGGGCGGCTTCTTTCAGCACCTTTTTCACTACCGGTTCGGCGGCAGGGTTTTTAGTGGTGATGGCATCGATAAACTGTTTGTTCTCTTTAGTATCGAGCTTCACGCCAGCCGTTTTAATCGCATCTTTCAGAGTGAGCTGGAACTCATTAAAGTCATTACTAACCAGAACTTTGCCACCCGCTTTTGCACCCAATGCCGTCTGGATTTGCTGCGCTTTATCCATCAATGCGCGTTGTGCTAGCCACAGTTTGCTGTCCAGAAGGTCTTTAATTTGCTTCTCTTTCAGTTCAGCAAATTCCGCTTTGATAATGGCGCGGGCTTCTACCTCCAGCTCGCTAAAATCGCCGTAGCTATCGGCATTCCACTGTGCGCCAAACTCTTCAAACAGGCGTTCCAATGGCGCGTTAAGCGGTTTGGTTGCAAAACGCAAAATAGCGATAGCTTCGTCAGTCACTTGTGCAGACAAACGTAGCGGGCGTTCGATGGTCAGGCGGCGGTAGCCAAAATCAGTGCTGTTAAAGATTTTACTGGCAAAGGTTTTCGGCGCTTCAGTTTTGGTTGTAGCAGACTGACGGCCACGGTTAGATTTTTGCTCCGGTGCTTTATCAAGCCCCAACTCTTCAAGAGAAGTCGCATCCACCACTTCAAACTCACCAAAGGTCTGGGTGATAAGCTTAATATCGTCCTCACCCATCAGGTTACGCTTGGAACCTAAAGACTTGCGCATCTTGCCGCACAGGTTGGTGCCATCAATGAGCTGGACTTTGCCTTTACGCTCGGCGGCTTTCTTGTTCGACAGAATCCACACATAGGTGGCAATGCCGGTGTTGTAGAACATATCCGTCGGCAGCGCGACAATGCCTTCCAGCAAATCGGCTTCCAGAATATAACGGCGGATTTCACTCTCACCGCTACCTGCACCGCCGGTAAACAGCGGCGAACCGTTAAGGATAATGCCGATACGCCCACCGTTGCTCACCGAGCCATCAACATTGCCGTTATCGCGCATTTTGCTGATCAGGTGCATCAGGAACAGCAGCGAGCCATCGGACACACGCGGCAGGCCTGGACCAAAACGCCCGTTAAAGCCTTTTTGCAGGTGTTCGTCGTTAATCTCGCCTTCAATCTTCTTCCAGTCCACGCCAAACGGTGGGTTAGATAGCATGTAGTCGAACTGGTCTTGCGGGAGCTGGTCGTTGGAAAGCGTGTTCCCCAGCTTGATGCGGCTGACGTCCTGGCCTTTGATCAGCATATCGGCTTTACAGATGGCATAAGACTCAGGGTTCAGCTCCTGACCAAACGCACGCATCACCGCATTTGGGTTTAACTCGTGCACATATTCCATGCCAGAAGAGAGGAAACCACCAGTACCGGCTGTCGGGTCGTAAATGGTACGGATGATGCCGTCTTTAGACAGCGCTTCATCATCTTCCATAAACACCAGCGAGGTGGTTAAGCGCACGATATCGCGTGGGGTAAAGTGCTCCCCGGCCGTCTCGTTTGAGCTCTCCGCAAAACGGCGGATTAACTCTTCAAACACCAGCCCCATTTCATGGTTAGAAATGGCTTTCGGGCTCAGGTCTGTGGTGGCGAATTTCTTAACAATTTTGAACAGCAGGTTGGCATCATCCAGCAGGCCAACAAACTCACTGAATTTGAAATGCTCAAAGATTTCACGCGCGTCCTTTGAGAAGCACTGAACGTAGTTCTCAAGGTTTTCCCGGATGTCGTTCTGCCCCATCTTGCCAAGATCCATCTGCGAGGTATTGAAGAACGACAAACCTTTGGTGGCGCGTAACAGAAACTTCTCTCGCCCTTCTTCCGGCAACGGGCTGGCTTTCAGCTTTTCTGCTTCCGCAACCACAGCCTCTTTGGTCGGCGCTAACACGCACTCAAGACGGCGTAACAGCGTAAAAGGCAGAATCACGCGCCCGTACTGGGATTGCTTAAAATCACCACGCAGCAGGTCAGCGACCGACCAGATAAAGGCAGCCGTTTGAGAGAAGTTAGTGTTAGTCATGAGTGATACCAAAGAGTGTGACGAATGGACGTGATTATACATAAGCCATTTTGCATCGCACTGCATTGATGCGCATCGTTTTGAAATCAGGCTTTGGGGAGGCGTTCAATAAAAATGCCAGTCAGTTTCCCGACTGGCATGGTCTAAAGTGAAGAAGTCTTAATGGACGTTTTAGTTAAAAATTATATTTCACACCAATCATTGCAGCACTATCACTATAACCGTGGCTGCCAATTTGGCTTCCGACATTACCCCAGATATTGAGGCTATTGTTGATTTTCCCTTCCACACCAATTTTCAACTCAGCAATATCTTTGGCTCCGGCCATGGATGAGAAATCGCTATTCATCGTAGTACCAAAGCTTTTGCTGTTGTGGATCCAGTTTGCTTCAACAAATGGCTCAAACTCTCGCCCTTTACCATTGTCCATTTGGTTATGGCCCCTGAGATAAGTTCTGACACCCAGGCGAGTCATGAGATTGCCATCTCCCTCCATTCCCACACGAGTTCCATTTGCTTCGGTATGTGGATCAGCTTTAACACCCATCCATACAGCCTGGGCATGTGGTTGAACATACACAGT
The nucleotide sequence above comes from Buttiauxella selenatireducens. Encoded proteins:
- a CDS encoding restriction endonuclease subunit S, with amino-acid sequence MAKYKAYSEYKDSGVEWLGDIPTHWVCTALKRLCSLTTGLTPPTQNEENYADEGYPWVRPEDINEHGLETRASKYVSDTGWKLLRHIEPNSTLICCIGTIGKCGYVRETVSTNQQITAATFRNHERYYFYLMQAARTQLEELATGNVLKILNSERLGALNVIKVEGKESDTIAEFLDHETAKIDNLIENQQQLIELLKEKRQAVISHAVTKGLNPDVPMKDSGVEWLGEVPEHWIVRRLKHTSSLQSGIPKGKDLTGKNSISVPMLRVANVQDGYLDLDDVHSIDIEPSQLGRYLLRDGDVLMNEGGDNDQLGRGAVWTAPINNCIHQNHVFAIRPNSIEPEWLDMLTRAAYAKFHFYRVAKQSTNLASISSTNIKETPLLVPPKKERDEILKFVDFQLKKIKATEELSIKQVVLLQERRTALISAAVTGKIDVRNWAAPDTSDIEASEEATA
- a CDS encoding type I restriction-modification system subunit M, giving the protein MTNTNFSQTAAFIWSVADLLRGDFKQSQYGRVILPFTLLRRLECVLAPTKEAVVAEAEKLKASPLPEEGREKFLLRATKGLSFFNTSQMDLGKMGQNDIRENLENYVQCFSKDAREIFEHFKFSEFVGLLDDANLLFKIVKKFATTDLSPKAISNHEMGLVFEELIRRFAESSNETAGEHFTPRDIVRLTTSLVFMEDDEALSKDGIIRTIYDPTAGTGGFLSSGMEYVHELNPNAVMRAFGQELNPESYAICKADMLIKGQDVSRIKLGNTLSNDQLPQDQFDYMLSNPPFGVDWKKIEGEINDEHLQKGFNGRFGPGLPRVSDGSLLFLMHLISKMRDNGNVDGSVSNGGRIGIILNGSPLFTGGAGSGESEIRRYILEADLLEGIVALPTDMFYNTGIATYVWILSNKKAAERKGKVQLIDGTNLCGKMRKSLGSKRNLMGEDDIKLITQTFGEFEVVDATSLEELGLDKAPEQKSNRGRQSATTKTEAPKTFASKIFNSTDFGYRRLTIERPLRLSAQVTDEAIAILRFATKPLNAPLERLFEEFGAQWNADSYGDFSELEVEARAIIKAEFAELKEKQIKDLLDSKLWLAQRALMDKAQQIQTALGAKAGGKVLVSNDFNEFQLTLKDAIKTAGVKLDTKENKQFIDAITTKNPAAEPVVKKVLKEAAQPLYGAFEYKGKVVEFEQDGDLRDNENVPLNPAIATSDLIENYFKAEVLPHVSDAWINADKRDAKDGEVGIVGYEIPFNRHFYVYQPPRPLEEIDADLDAVSAEIMKLLHEVHS
- a CDS encoding type I restriction endonuclease subunit R, giving the protein MSMDTTKELIFQDEMIAQMEDKGWIRGKSDGYDRERALYSQDAIAFVQNTQPLEWEKFSKIYPTDTERHYLDLLVAQLKKADNNATDQLSRTYGTLGVLRHGIKSHNARFSLCQFKPEHNLNPETLARYKQNICRVVPELVYSPYATKAALDETGSIAKKWRIDLVLFINGLPIATLELKSEFKQAVHNAIKQYKKTRLPKDPVTNKPEPLLTFKRGALVHFAVSQYEVFMATKLAGDDTFFLPFNKGTKEGGAGNEIPEDENEYATSYLWNEVLLPDNLLKILASFVHLQIEEKEDWNGLKVKKESLIFPRYHQWDVVNKLISAAADEGTGHKYLIQHSAGSGKSNSIAWTAHQLSRLYDEKGEKQFHSVIVVTDRTVLDDQLQDTIYQFEHADGVVGRINNKEGDGSKSEKLASALENSQPIIIVTIQTFPFVLKAIENSVSLKQRKYAVIADEAHSSQSGSTARQLKEVLMKDEADDDVELSSEDILDATIAARKNSSNLNYYAFTATPKAKTLELFGRRPNPLEPASKTNKPEAFHVYSMRQAIEEGFILDVLKNYTNYKVAYKLLKKLDDPDREVDSKKAKIKLNQWVVLHEHNVSQKVKVIVEHYRKHVMHLLGGQAKAMVVTSSRKAAVRYKLAFDKYIAENNYQKVNAMVAFSGEVEFFESDPNSLALLNKKFTETNMNPGLKGRDMRKAFDSDDYQVMLVANKFQTGFDQPKLCAMYVDKKLGGVECVQTLSRLNRTYPGKAQSGTFVLDFWNEPEEVLGAFQPYYQTAELTDVSDPQLVFELFQKLRTSGIFQWNEVEQFCDAFFTKNKSNAAISNICKPAVERWKKRYSSAVEAYKLAKEIFERTKKTNDTVLITNAENSFKECKQEKDKLDIFKKDLGSFVRFYEFMSQIVEYDDKELEKLSLFARHLRPLLHEQRIEEDEIDLSNVEMSHYRLSKIHEQHLKLQEDAEEYKIEPGNDVGTAKPKDKKEEFLSNILARLNDLFITDNLSDKDMINYAFTVRDKLSENQAVMTQIANNTREQAMLGDFPKAIDDAVMDSNDAQQEMMMQYLSNPELAKGFARVVFDMLKGA